In the Phaseolus vulgaris cultivar G19833 chromosome 7, P. vulgaris v2.0, whole genome shotgun sequence genome, one interval contains:
- the LOC137829549 gene encoding uncharacterized protein: MLDMISRGRLFSMCWELFCPQQLGWMLVREVFHFHKGKQRAVGGCLLFLQGEEEISERQKREKELGGYGSEELPSKKKQHYMEFPQYRDHSNGLPIITESTGIGHGPLR; the protein is encoded by the exons ATGCTGGACATGATTTCAAGAGGCCGTTTGTTCTCTATGTGCTGGGAACTCTTCTGTCCCCAACAGCTAGGCTGGAT GCTAGTTCGAGAAGTATTTCACTTCCATAAAGGGAAGCAAAGAGCTGTTGGTGGTTGTCTCTTATTTTTGCAG GGAGAGGAGGAGATTTCTGAGAGACAAAAACGAGAAAAGGAACTTGGCGGCTATGGTTCTGAGGAG CTGCCAAGCAAGAAGAAACAGCATTATATGGAGTTCCCACAGTATAGAGATCATTCAAATGGGCTACCAATCATCACAGAAAGCACTGGGATTGGGCATGGTCCTCTTAGATAG